Proteins from one Chelonia mydas isolate rCheMyd1 chromosome 14, rCheMyd1.pri.v2, whole genome shotgun sequence genomic window:
- the LOC122462840 gene encoding natural cytotoxicity triggering receptor 3-like yields MLPEDAEAELSWPHGAAQKAGTMEPPSALSTVLCIVLFIPTWEAGLTVLQSPAVLQASPCETVNLSCSFENRQGSVAKATWTIAPGVVLESDHPFYSGRLNVSFRDLLRKGEVTLTLSELEKRDSGLYQCQISIHQGESGTGAGTELQVTGRNESDTGKEPAPVGCCARELLYQVAIALGQILIIGLVATVLLKRC; encoded by the exons ATGCTTCCGGAGGATGCTGAGGCTGAGCTGAGCTGGCCCCACGGAGCTGCCCAGAAAGCAGGGACCATGGAGCCACCGTCAGCCCTGAGCACCGTCCTCTGCATTGTCCTCTTCATCCCCACCTGGGAAGCAG GTCTCACAGTGCTTCAGAGCCCCGCTGTCCTCCAAGCGTCCCCCTGCGAGACCGTGAACCTCAGCTGCTCCTTCGAGAACAGACAGGGCAGCGTGGCGAAAGCGACGTGGACCATAGCACCCGGGGTTGTGCTGGAATCTGACCATCCCTTCTACAGCGGACGGCTCAATGTGTCCTTCCGGGATCTGCTCCGGAAAGGGGAGGTCACGCTGACCCTGTCGGAGCTGGAGAAGCGGGACTCTGGTCTCTATCAGTGTCAGATCAGCATCCACCAGGGAGAGAGCGGGACAGGAGCGGGCACCGAGCTGCAGGTGACGGGGAGAAACGAGAGTGACACAg GTAAAGAACCTGCCCCCGTAGGGTGCTGCGCCCGGGAACTCCTGTATCAGGTTGCCATCGCCCTGGGGCAGATTCTCATCATCGGCCTGGTGGCCACCGTCCTCCTGAAGAGATGCTGA